A stretch of Mucilaginibacter terrae DNA encodes these proteins:
- a CDS encoding helix-hairpin-helix domain-containing protein, whose product MKRNIDFELTTFEKQCLKEQKVSQKALRDYAPDEIAAMLNASPERAKELAALAEFQSVPSLGAGFAKELIAQGYYSLDQLKGKSAVELFDAYEKHSGCWADPCVEDSYRLLVHYIEHKDESKRWWDFTKERKAYRAEFGFPADRPVIAWYETDRYPKAKAFLKG is encoded by the coding sequence ATGAAAAGGAACATTGATTTTGAATTAACAACATTTGAAAAGCAATGCTTAAAGGAGCAAAAGGTCAGTCAGAAAGCACTGCGCGATTATGCACCTGACGAGATCGCGGCAATGCTGAACGCTTCGCCAGAGCGTGCTAAGGAATTAGCTGCACTCGCTGAATTCCAGAGTGTACCATCGCTTGGAGCCGGGTTTGCAAAAGAACTCATTGCCCAGGGATACTATTCGTTAGATCAGTTAAAGGGAAAAAGTGCGGTCGAGTTATTTGATGCTTATGAAAAGCACTCCGGTTGCTGGGCAGACCCCTGTGTGGAAGATTCTTACCGGCTTTTGGTGCACTATATTGAGCATAAGGACGAAAGCAAACGGTGGTGGGATTTTACGAAGGAACGTAAAGCTTACCGTGCAGAATTTGGATTTCCGGCAGACCGGCCAGTAATAGCATGGTATGAGACGGATAGATATCCAAAGGCCAAGGCATTTCTAAAAGGATAG
- a CDS encoding alpha-ketoglutarate-dependent dioxygenase AlkB family protein has product MAQLCFFPEAGQSKGLPKQFLEYVPKLIDPFTGQQLLEKLIAETPWQQSMRIMYTKEVLTPRLTAWYGDPEAFDYQSLKSTRPLAWTPELLMVKNLVEPLAGATFNSVLLNYYRDGNDSVAWHSDKEEILGKEPIIASVSFGQVRSFDIRNKLNHAEQYSVKLEHGSFLLMKAGLQEKWEHRIAKSTKAMEPRVNLTFRIVK; this is encoded by the coding sequence ATGGCGCAACTTTGTTTTTTCCCTGAAGCAGGTCAGAGTAAAGGCTTGCCAAAACAGTTTCTCGAATATGTTCCAAAGCTGATCGATCCTTTCACCGGACAGCAATTATTGGAAAAGCTGATTGCTGAAACGCCCTGGCAACAATCGATGCGGATCATGTATACCAAAGAAGTGCTAACACCAAGGCTCACGGCCTGGTATGGTGATCCGGAGGCTTTCGATTACCAGTCATTGAAAAGCACCCGGCCGCTTGCCTGGACACCGGAACTATTAATGGTCAAGAACCTGGTAGAGCCGCTTGCCGGGGCGACCTTCAACAGCGTGTTGTTGAATTATTACCGGGATGGCAATGATTCAGTGGCCTGGCATAGTGATAAAGAAGAAATATTAGGTAAGGAACCCATCATTGCCTCTGTAAGTTTCGGGCAGGTACGCAGTTTTGACATCCGCAATAAGTTAAATCATGCCGAGCAGTATTCCGTTAAACTTGAACACGGGTCTTTTCTGCTCATGAAAGCGGGGTTACAGGAAAAATGGGAACACCGCATTGCTAAATCCACAAAGGCCATGGAACCAAGGGTGAACCTGACGTTTCGTATTGTGAAATAA